From the Winogradskyella forsetii genome, the window TAAAATCGAAATAAATAGCTGCTGAATTTTCAATAATATCACCAACAGCATAACCAGCATTTGGCTTTATTTTAAAATAAACGTAACCATTACTGCCTTCTGAGTCATCTTGTTCTGCAGGTAAATTGATATTTTCTAAATTCCATTCTAAACTGTTAGCTGTTCTTGTGACCACATAATCATGGCTGGAACGTAACATCTGGAAGGTGCTTTCATCCAATTGGCTATCTAGAACATCTTCGATCCTAACATTTATGGCTTCTGCCGTTCCTACATTTTGGAACCTAATCGTATAGAACAAATATTCGTCTGAGGTCACAAAATCGTCGTATAGAATTTGTGGACCATGAGCTTCCATTTTATCATTTGGATCGTATGCACCTATAACGGTTTCGGATAATTGGGAGCTGTTGTTTTCCACAAAAACATCATTGCTAATTGTGGTATAGCTTACCGAGTTTGTCAATAATTCACCTAATTCCACAGATGTTGGACAATTCATATCAACTTCTATAATTTCACTTGTTCCAGCTTCTAAATTCACAAAATCAATGGTAAATCCAGTTGCTGTAGTTGTCATTGTATAGTTAGGGTTTAAATTGAAGACATTGTTAATGTTCAATGCATCATCTAAGGTAAATTCAATAGTTCCAGAACTAACCGGAAAACTGCTTAAATTTTCCAAAACGATTTGATTAGTTAAGTCAAACCCAGGTCTTGGTGACGCAAATGGGTTCACAAGATAAACCGCCACATCTTCGCATACTTGTGTGTCCGTTACAGGAAAATCGACATTGACTACGTTTTCACTCGCTACAGTTATAGCGTCGATAGTGGTTACTGTAGTAGTGTAGCAATCTTCATAAATATCATATACATTAAAAGAAATGCTGTATTCATCATTCTCATCTGTACTTAAAATTGAAAAATTACCTGTAGAAGTGTTTACATTGTTTATAATCCCATCATCGTTTTTCTCATAAGTAAAAAACCCATTTGTAAAGAAGGATTCATCGGAATCAAATATCGCGTTCGAATTGGTATCGTTAAATGCTTTTACGTCAATAAACCCAATTTCTTCACAGGGATTTTCTCCTAAATTAAAGCTGCCAGCTTCTATAAAAATTGCAGAATCCCAAATACTATCTCCTTTGTCTGCAACAACCAATTTAATTTCGTACGTAGCACCAGGCACAACTGTGGCAGAAGCCGTTAAAACCGTTGTTCTACCTCCATAATTGGTATTACCAATATTATAGCCTTCAAAAAACTCTGAATTACTAGGACATGTATTAGAGTTATTTATGTTAGTCACGTTTACTGGTGAACCATCAGGTAAAACAGCTAAGTTTATATATTCTGTCGCACCAACTTCCCTCAACAAGAAAGCAAAACCATCTGAAAAAATACACTCAGTAGTACCATCATATTCTTCTGATGCCATAAGATATCTGAAGCTAAACTCATCAGAGATTGGTACGAAATTGAATTTTATAAAAGCCGCATCATTTGTATTGGTTAAATTTAATGCTGTTTCTAAATCTACATCTCCAGCTTGTGCGTTGTTATTCGAAACTAAAGTATTATTTAAGGTATTACCTCCTAATGACGCAACACCTGTTGTTAAAACAATACCTTCTTCAAAAGGAAAGTTTGTAGCATTTTCCGCATTAAAATAGCCATAATTTTTGGTATCAATGTCATCAGGATTGCCATTGGTTTGCGAAGAAAAAATGCTAACAGGATAACAGCCATTAGCGACTAATATATTAGTTACCAATTCTTCTGGCGAATAATAGGATTCTTGATGAACTTCGTTATTGATAGACACAAATGGCTCAACCACAATAACAGAAATCGTTGTAGATTCCATACAACCAATAGGGTTAGTATCTTGAACTGATAAGGTTACCGTATAGTTGCCCAATTCGTTGTAAGTATTAGTAACGTTCGTTCCTGTAGCAGTATTTCCGTCGCCAAAATCCCAATTATAGTTTGCATCTGTTGCATCATCAGAAAATGTGGCACTTCCTGTAAAACTCACTTCCTCATTTGGTTGCGTAACCACAAATCCAGAAGCATTGATTTCCGGAACAGTACTATCTATAGATGCTGTTATGGCTTGGCATGGCATACAAGTTGGATCTACAACAAGATCAAAACTTTGAGTTGCCGAGCCACAGCCATTTAGATTTGCTAAGGTTGCATAAATAGTCTGTACGGATTGAACACTATTCATATATGTTGAGTTGAGAGCATTGAGACCGTTTTCGGCATCGCTAAGGGTTTCATGATACGTAACTACAACATTGGTTTGTCCATTTATAATTTCATCGTCCTTTAAAAAAAGATTAAAACTCGCATATCCATCTCCATCTTCATCACAAGCTACCAAAGGTGTTGGTGACACTATCGACGGTAAAGGATCAACTACAATATCAAAATTCACAACCGCAAAACAACCTGTTATATCATCTGTTGCTCTCACATAAATAGTTTGAATATATGGAGTACTATTTGTGTAAGGCGAAGAGATAGGATTAACATTATTTTCTGCATCTACTTGAGTTTCATAATGTGTTAATGTAATGCCTGTTTGTCCGTTTAAAATTTTTGCATGAACATCTTCTAATATAAAGATTTCTTTGCCATCTCCTGGGTTGTTAAAATCACAAAGTATCAAGGCTGTTGGTGACACTATCGACGGTAGAAGATTAACTACAACATCAAAATTCACAACTGAAAAACAACCTGTATTACTATTTGTTACTCTTGCATAAATAGTTTGCGGCGAAACAATATTAGTAAATTGTGTAGGGTTTGAAATAATATTTGAGTTTGATAATGCATCATTTTCACTTAAATAATATGCTAGAGAAACATTTGTCTGCCCATTTAATATCTCAGAATTTTTTATAGTTAAATCAAAGGCTTGTTGTTCATCTCCAGAATTATCAAGATCACAAACTTCTAATGGTGTTGGTTGCGTAGATGTTGGTGCAGGATTAACAATTAAATTGACTGTAGTTGTGTCTGCATTACCTGAACTGTTTTCCTCAACTCTTATAAATACAGTTTGAATATTTGAAACAATATTATTATACGGAGACGCCAATGCATTAGTTCCATTCTCAGCATCAGCTTGAGTTTCGTGATAAGTAACAGTATAATCTACTGGATCTTGACTATCTAATATTTCAGCATCTAAATAAGTTAAATCGAATTGAGAATAACCATCATTATCAGCATCACAAACATTCAAATCATTAGGTTGGTTGGCTATTTGCGCAAAAGTTGTAATTGATAATGTTAAGAATAGTAGAAGAATGTGTAATTGTTTTTTCATAGGTTGATTTTTTAGTTAGAAGTTAAATATTCTAGTATTTAGATGGTATTTACTTGAAATGGTTGCGTCAAAAAATACAGTTATTTTTAATTATAACATATTTCAACCCAGATTTTGAATTCAAAGAAAGCCTTTAAAGTTTCGTTTAATCTCTAATAATAAGAAAGCTTCAGAGGTTATCTGAAGCTTTAACTATTAATTATTTTAATTTTAATCTTAATCTACAACTAATTTCTGAACTCTAGAAGCGTTCTCAAAAGTCAACTCCACAAAATAAAATCCACTTTCTAAATTGGAAATATCTATTGTTGAAGTATTCGTTTCAAGCTTCATGTCTTTTAAAACTAATTTGCCCTGAATGCTGTAAATATCCACTTTTGTAGTTCCAAAATTAGAATTTGCTAATTGAATGGTCACCTCATCTTGTGCTGGATTTGGAAATAATCTAA encodes:
- a CDS encoding DUF7619 domain-containing protein, producing the protein MKKQLHILLLFLTLSITTFAQIANQPNDLNVCDADNDGYSQFDLTYLDAEILDSQDPVDYTVTYHETQADAENGTNALASPYNNIVSNIQTVFIRVEENSSGNADTTTVNLIVNPAPTSTQPTPLEVCDLDNSGDEQQAFDLTIKNSEILNGQTNVSLAYYLSENDALSNSNIISNPTQFTNIVSPQTIYARVTNSNTGCFSVVNFDVVVNLLPSIVSPTALILCDFNNPGDGKEIFILEDVHAKILNGQTGITLTHYETQVDAENNVNPISSPYTNSTPYIQTIYVRATDDITGCFAVVNFDIVVDPLPSIVSPTPLVACDEDGDGYASFNLFLKDDEIINGQTNVVVTYHETLSDAENGLNALNSTYMNSVQSVQTIYATLANLNGCGSATQSFDLVVDPTCMPCQAITASIDSTVPEINASGFVVTQPNEEVSFTGSATFSDDATDANYNWDFGDGNTATGTNVTNTYNELGNYTVTLSVQDTNPIGCMESTTISVIVVEPFVSINNEVHQESYYSPEELVTNILVANGCYPVSIFSSQTNGNPDDIDTKNYGYFNAENATNFPFEEGIVLTTGVASLGGNTLNNTLVSNNNAQAGDVDLETALNLTNTNDAAFIKFNFVPISDEFSFRYLMASEEYDGTTECIFSDGFAFLLREVGATEYINLAVLPDGSPVNVTNINNSNTCPSNSEFFEGYNIGNTNYGGRTTVLTASATVVPGATYEIKLVVADKGDSIWDSAIFIEAGSFNLGENPCEEIGFIDVKAFNDTNSNAIFDSDESFFTNGFFTYEKNDDGIINNVNTSTGNFSILSTDENDEYSISFNVYDIYEDCYTTTVTTIDAITVASENVVNVDFPVTDTQVCEDVAVYLVNPFASPRPGFDLTNQIVLENLSSFPVSSGTIEFTLDDALNINNVFNLNPNYTMTTTATGFTIDFVNLEAGTSEIIEVDMNCPTSVELGELLTNSVSYTTISNDVFVENNSSQLSETVIGAYDPNDKMEAHGPQILYDDFVTSDEYLFYTIRFQNVGTAEAINVRIEDVLDSQLDESTFQMLRSSHDYVVTRTANSLEWNLENINLPAEQDDSEGSNGYVYFKIKPNAGYAVGDIIENSAAIYFDFNDPIITNTFQTEFVETLSVGDFENSSFRLFPNPAKDEVTIQLANSNFGTTKVDIYNIQGKVVLKDMKLETNTSTIDISNLESGFYFVELTIGKRSTIQKLMVK